TGATTATGTCATGTTTCATCTTTCATCAGATTTGTGAAAACTGACTCAAATCTGGGGTGACTGTACTCTATCGATTTTAGAATAGAATTCTATTGAGGTATAGACGGTGTAACTTCTTTATTAATTTCCTTCTTTactatattataaatatatttcttgACAGAAATATGTGTAAATATGTGAAACACTACACTGCAGATATGTTAGTACATGGTACCTAATTGGTAGCTAATTGGTATCCTGCTTTATTTTACTCTAGATAGAACCATTATTTACTAAATTAACATCCCTAGTCTTTAGACTGAGAcagcttcttttggctgctcccttattttgAACGAGGTTGTGAAAGTGGCTGGATCTGCATGTTTCATTTGACCACTAGCCCTTTTTGATGTAACCTATCAATTTATCCAGGATTGGGAGTACACCAGGAGTGCACGAGCGTGTGACCCCCTGAGACTGGATTTGTGTCATCTCGCACCAATGATTAGAAATAATGCAGGTATCTCATCTTTTTGTGATTTGTAAAAACCACAAATGCATTACATTTATTGTAAACTGCAGATTTCACACTTTCACAGTGAAttacaagcagaaaaaaaaaacatcacaggaTAGCTCTTGTTTGAATTAACTCACTGACTAGCTGTGGGGCTAAAAAACTATATTCCCTCAGatgtgttggctctcactgcggtattgtatcacttcctgttcctgtttcggagcacagtgttttgctgtctgttagaatgacagcctcaacactgcatttaatctattgttagattcaattggcttctctcaaaatgtaaaggagcccacccaccgctttaatcatactctggatcttgtcctaacatatggcatagaaactgaagacttaacagtattccctgaaagccccctcctgtctgatcatttcttagtaacatttacatttactttaatggattacacagcagtggggaataagttttattacagtagaagtctttctgaaagtgctgtaactaagtttaaggatctaattccttcattgttatgctcttcagtgccatgtgccaacacagtgcagagcagctacctaaactctgctcccagtgaggtcgattatctcgtcaatagttttacatcctcactgcgtataactttggatactgtggctcctctgaaaaggaaagcttcaaatcagaagtcagaatcagaatcagaatcagaatctttattgtcattgtacacagaagttgcacaacgaaatttaaaatgcattcctttctaggtgcctcagacaataaataataaaataataaaaatatgagtgataaaaatgattactaaaatacagtgcacaatagtaaattaagatgaatctagccccaatacacacaccaacgcacgcacacagtcagcactaccaccccacatcactgtccaaaccacacagagttcagttcaatgatagccctgactccgtggtatgactccgtggtataattcacaaatgcacagcttaaagcagataacccgaaagctggagagggaatggcgtctcactaaattagaagatgctcatttagcctggaaaaagagtttgttgctctataaaaaagccctccgtaaagctaggacatcttactattcatcattaattgaagaaaataagaacaaccccaggtttcttttcagcactgtagccaggctgacaaagagtcagagctctgtagagccgagtattcctttcacattaactagtagtgacttcatggatttctttacaaataaaattttagacattcgagaaaaaattattcataaccatctcaaagattattcttcatgttcggctgctttcagcactgctggtatttgtttagactctttggctccagtttcagagttaacttcaatagttacttcctccaaaccagcaacgtttgttagatcccattcctactgtactagactgttcaaagaagtctttccaattattgatgcttcaatcttaaaaatgatcaatcagtctttattagttggctatgtaccacagaccttcaaggtggctgtaattaaacctctacttaaaaagccatcacttgacccagctgtcttagctaattataggccaatctccaaccttccttttctctcaaagattcttgaaagagtagttgtataacagctaactgatcatctgcagaggaacggtttatttgaagagtttcagtcaggtttcagaattcatcacagtacagaaacagcattagtgaaggttacaaatgatcttcttagagcctctgacagtggactcatctctgttcttgccctgttggacctcagtgcagcttttgatactgttgaccataacattttattacagagattagagcttgctataggtattaaagatactgcactgcagtggtttgaataaaaaaaaaaaagccaaaacggactacaggaggagaatagagtcccatctgtccagcaataacacacgggaggtgtggcagggcattcagaacatcacaaacttcagaggctgtgatgtgactgcaggagacctgaatgtgtcactagcagaggaacttaactgtttctttgctcgctttgagatgcctcaggaccacccatctgctccagtcctgcccccccaccaggctgcaccccactcaccgtccaggagcatgaggtacggcacgcgctcctggcagtgaaccccaggaaggctaccggaccagacggagtacctggcaaggtgatcagagcgtgtgcccaccagctcaccctgattctcaccaggattttcaacctctccctggcccaagcagtcatccccccctgcctaaaaacagccacaatcatccccgtccccaaaaggtcatctgtcaccagcctaaatgattaccgccctgtggccctcacaccggtaatcatgaagtgctttgagaggctggttctccagcacatcaaagaccacctgccccccactttcgacacccatcagtttgcatatcgtgcaaacagatccacagaggacgccatcgctgtagctctccactctgtgttgagccacttgaagcagcagagctacgctcgcatgctctttgtggattacagctcagcgttcaacacaatcatcccggacattctcaccaccaaactgcacaccctgggcctcccccctctcacatgttcctggatcaaggacttcttaaccaaccggccccagactgtgagacttggcccccatctctcctccacccgcacattgagcactggctccccacagggctgtgtgctgagccccctcctgtactgcctctacacccatgactgcagcccggcccacaataacaacctcattgtcaaatttgctgacgacaccacagtggtcggactcatctcgaagggagatgagacagcttacagagaggaggtcttgaagttgacagcctggtgttcagagaacaacctggtactgaacaccatgaaaaccaaagagatcatcatcgacttcaggaagcacaggactgacccagctcccctctacatcaacggcgagcgtgtggagagggtccacaccttcaggtttctcggtgtcctcatctctgctgatctctcttggtcagataacatcacagctgttatcaagaaggctcagcagcgacttcacttcctgagggtcctcaggaagaacaacttggactcaaacctgctgctgaccttctaccgctcatccattgagagcctgctgacttactgtatcacagtatggtacggcagctgcactgaggcagacagggtcaggcttcagagggtagtcaagacagcacaaagaatcgttggctgccctctcccctccctgatggacatctacacctcccgctgcatcagcagagccaggaacatcatcaaggacagctcacaccctggctttgacctgtttgacctgctgccctctggcaggcgctacaggtgcatcaaagccagaacaaacagactcaagaacagtttcttcgccagagcaatcaccaccctgaactcacacactcacccactgtaactgtgcaatattatattattcataccgaacaatatctgacattcctatattgtgtaatatccagtattcattcactagtgcaatattcattcaccaagtgcaatattcatcatcttcattattatatgtatacacatatttacttttcttacaatgtacagatgcaccaatgtatgtatatatttttatacattctattttttgtatattttacacattgtttatttctgtatatctcttgattatattgatcatactagattataatatttttataatatttttattttagagagtttgattttctgttacatggcactgaacaggagtggccctccaatctcattgtacatcctgtataatgacaataaaggcattctattcttctattctattctattctatatttatctcatagactccaatttgttcatgtactgtaaatggggagtcttcttcacacactaaggttaattatggagttccacagggttctgtgctaggaccaattttatttacattatacatgcttcccttaggcagtattattagaaagcactgcatcaattttcattgttatgcagatgatactcagctttacctatcaatgaagccagatgacacacatcaattagttaaactgcaggaatgtcttaaagatattaaggcctggatgacctctaatttcctgcttctaaattcagataaaactgaaattcttgttctcggccccacaaatcttagaaacatggtgtctaaccagatacttactctggatggcattactttggcctccagtaacactgtgagaaatcttggagtcatttttgaccaggatttgtccttcaatgcacatattaaacaaatatgtaggaccgcttttttgcatttgcgcaatatttctaaaattagaaacatcctttctcagagtgatgctgaaaagctaattcatgcatttattacttctaggctggattattgtaattcattattatcaggctgtcctaaaagcttcctgaaaagccttcagctgatccaaaatgctgcagctagagtactgacagggactagaaagagagagcatatttctcccatattggcttctcttcattggctccctgttaaatctagaatagaatttaaaattcttctcctcacatacaaggtcttgaataatcaggcaccatcttatctcaaagacctcatagtcccatatcaccccaacagagcactttgctctcagactgctggcttacttgtggttcctaggatacttaagagtagaatgggaggcagatccttcagctttcaggcgcctcttctgtggaaccagcttccagcttggattcgggagacagacaccctctgtatttttaagattaggcttaaaacttttctttatgataaagcttatagttagggctggatcaggtgaccctgaaccatcccttagttatgctgctataggcctagtctgctggggggttcacataatgcactgtttctcattcaccttatttactttgtttatactccactctgcatttaatcattaattgatattaatctctggctctcttccacagcatgtctttctctcccctcagcccaaccggtcgcggcagatgactgcctctccctgagcctggttctgctggaggtttcttcctgttaaaagggagtttttccttcccactgtcgccaagtgcttgctcatagggggtcgttttgactgttgggttttctctgtattattgtagggtctttacccacaatacaaagcgccttgaggcgacagtttgttgtgatttggcgctatataaataaaaattgaattgaattgaattgaattgaaattgaattgaagataATGGCACTAGATGCCATTTGTGTATGCTTGTGTCTTAATTTTTAGAGTAGGCAGAGCACCTAAACCCAGGTAATcccagaaaacaaaactttcTAAGATGTGTATATTGTTGTAAAACAGCCTATTTGAACTGAAGTCATGACCTAACCTAGTTTTACTAACTAAATTTAACCAGGCAGGAAATGAAAGCTAATGTAATCAGTAACTGAAACCAAAGGTTAAGCATATTTTCAAATAGGAATTAAACCTCAACTTGTTTACTTCATCAGTGAAATCATGAGTGAATGGATAAGGAAGAGGTGACTGGATGAAAGCAATGTGGCAGGAAGTGCCCTTGAATCTATTTTCTGTGACAACCAATCAGATTCATTTGACAGTGTGACATAAAAGGGCCATGTTGTAATACCTCCTACACTGACTGAAAAACATACAAGGTCCCTAAAAAGAGATATTGCTAAGATGATCGTGTTATGGGTTACACTGCTTGTCATTCATCGAGGATGTAAGTGTTTTCTTATTCTGTGGAACTTCAGAATAACTTAGCACATGTATGCTGTTTGCATCGTGGTTTTGTGGCTTAAGGTTTTAGattttccatgtgttctttCAAATTAGACACACTTATTCCAGTAACTACAGTTCAACTTGGTGAACAAGCAACTGTCCCGTGTGTCCTGCCTAAGACTGAGTACAACCGTAGAGTCGACTGGTACAAGCAGAGTGCTGGGGACACTCTGCAAAGAATTTGGACACTAAAGGATTCTGCAGCACCTGAGTTTGCACCTGAGTTTCCTGGCTCAAGATGGAAGGTTAATTATGACAAAAATTTTAGCAACCTGACCATTTTGAGGACAAACCAAGAAGACGAGGGGATCTATCACTGTGGATTCACAGAGTGGCTCCAACATACTAAATGGACCGGGACGTATTTATTAGTAAAAGGTAGAAATGTGATCTTCTTTTATAAAAATTTTGCTTCAACAACTAAAGCTTTATCACataaattttaaacaaaataattgaTCAATTATCAATGACCAGGTTTTGCAATATCACAAAACTTTAAATTCaaattttattaaaacaatatttaagATAAATTtcatctgtatatttttttaaatttttccaGTGATCTTGACAGCAGCTTTAAGTGAAATATATCTTATAACTGTTacaactgtttttcttttaaagtgttttgtggacacatttaatacatttatattaaacAGGAAACACTCAGCGGTCATCAAACTATTCTGTTGTTCAAGAGAAAACAGACCATCCAGGAGAATCAGTGACTCTTCAGTGTTCAGTAATCAATGACTCTAACAACAAGTCGTGTCCAGGAGGTCTCAGAGTGCTCTGGATCAGAGAAGGATCACAAACATCTCATCCTGGCATCATCTACACTGATGGAAACAAACATCATGAATGTGAGAAAAGATCTGAGACTCAGCAGAGTTGTAGTTATCGCATCAGTTCCCCTGATGCTGGGACTTATTACTGTGCTGTGGCCACATGTGGGGAGATAATATTTGGAAATGGAACTAAACTGCATATaggtataattttaaaaatatatcatgACACATAAGTCTCTCCGTTTCTGTCAGAATCACTAATCATTTCTATTGGTTTTCTAGAGAAAAAAGTAGGATTTGAATTTACTGCACTGGTAATAACAACAACCTGCTTGGTCATTTCTATGATTCTCAACATTATTTTCATCTGTTACCGAACTCCAAGAGCAGCATGTGGACAATTTAAAAGTAAGTGatattcattaaattaaaagttttaatAGCTCCTTAGTTTACCTCACATtgaaaacatcattttaattcATGTAAAATTAAGTGTTTGTTGTATGTGTTAGTCTTGATATTGCTTGCTCAAGGGATACCTCATTGCATTTGACCAATCAGGGTCATTAAGttcatttttatgtaaatataatagTCAAATAAGTTGAGCCAGGTTTGAAGGCTAATTAAAATGTCAGACCCTGTAGATGATATTCCTATTTATCACTCTTATAAACAGAGAACAGCTCTTCACAAGCAAGACAAAATGACTTGAAGCAAACAGTGGACGATAGTGTAagtaatcaaatcaaatcatattTGATATTATTAACGTGATTCTCGACAGCTCagtgtaacaacagaaattattgtattgtattttgcACAGACTGAAGGTGGACATGATCTGAATTATGCTGCTCTGCACTTCTCTGGAAGAAAAGCTACAcgaggaaagaagaaaattgAACtggaacaagaaaaagaaagtgtttATTCTCAAGTTAGAATGTAAGAGTGTGTCTATATAGACATATAGTAAGAGTGTGTCTATATAGACATATAGTAAGAGTGTGTCTATATAGACACACTCTTACATTATATGAGACTCTGTGGGCTGGTTTTTAGCACTTTGAGTGAACGTGAACTAATATGAAGAACTTGTGCCCAATTTTAATGAAAGCATGATTTTTATGGACATTtcctttttccttgttttttaaattttaaatgattgatttataattttattatttatcaaaTGAATAATATGGCATAGTATAATTACCATGATGATCTCACCATACTACTTATGACTGACTTCAGATTAATAATTCCAGCAATTGATCCTTCACATGTCCACGACCGAGGATCAGATTTTATTCACACTTTACTCACTGGAATCCTAATTTGTCCAGCGTtagcattttttatttgattcaaCTTATTAGCAAACAGGGTAAATTAAGTTTTTATGTTGTTAGCATATcaaccagggctcttcaactccaggcctcgaaaGCCAGtgccctgcaggttttagatgtgtccctgatccaacacacctgaatcaaatggctgaattacctcctcagtatgctgtcaagttctccagagtcctgctgatgacttctatatttgactcaggtgtgttgaagcagagacacatctaaaacctgcaggacaccggacctcgaggcctggatttgaggatccctgatatAGACTGAAGTGGGAAGAAAATCCCAGAGCCTCATCATGGGTAGGCTCTCAGAAagcctgaaaataaaaacttgttTTTAATCTGTGTTTCTGAATGATTGCATTatgtgtattttaatgtaatggtTGCCATTGATTACAATTGTGAAAGAGCAAGACATGTTGAATTAAACTTTCTgattaaatgtttaataaacCCCCCACTTAGCTTATTGACCACTGCAGATGTAATTGCTGAAACAAAAAGCACATACAACATGGAACAGACTAATaactttttcattattttactgGGCAAATTTGCTGAGTTAGAATGCCACCTCTTACATCCAAGGCAGTCGTACATAAACACTTTACATTCATAAAGCCTTTGAAGAATGCATTTTCATGATTTAATTTTACAAATACCTTTTTAGACAGCAAAAGATAGTGAAGAAAAAGATgcatttaatttcctttttaatgGCTTTAGTTTTTTCTGTCTATATGGGTTTTCATCcacaataaagaaaacataaataaaaacaactttagATAAACACATAATGTGATCTTAGTAAAATCTTAAATGTTAGGTACATACACTGACCTTCccctttgttaggtacacctgttcaactgcttcttaacacaaatatctaaacTAATATATAATTGCAGGGCAGCAACTCaatacatttaggcatgtagacatgatcaagatgGCCTGgtgaagttcaaagtgagcataAATTGGGGGGAaagggtgatttaagtgactctcaGCCTGACATGGTTCTTGGTCCCAGATATAAATGATGTGAAACatgttggtctgagtatttcagaaactgctgatctgctgggattggtaagaaaaagagaaaatatccagtgagcagcagttcagtgggagaaaatgctgacaggaaggcaagaGTACCTGAACTAATGACTTGTTGCAATTAAGGTATGCAGAGGAGCATCATTGAACGTACAATAGGGTGAACCTAGAAACAGActggctgcagcagcacaaaacCACATCCGGTGCCACTCCTGTTAGCTAATAACAGGAAACCATGGCGACAATTCGTGCATGTTTACTAAAACtgaacaaaagacaacaaaaaaaaacattacttgCTCTGATGGactggactggttcttatatagcacttttttactctacctgagcactcaaactgctttatacaacatgtcttcattcaccaTTTCACACCAGTAGAtttttctacagctaagtgctttctatttaacattcacactccaatgaacacatcacacagcaacttggggttcagtatcttccccaaggatactttggcatgcagact
The sequence above is a segment of the Archocentrus centrarchus isolate MPI-CPG fArcCen1 chromosome 10, fArcCen1, whole genome shotgun sequence genome. Coding sequences within it:
- the LOC115787484 gene encoding signal-regulatory protein beta-2-like, with the translated sequence MIVLWVTLLVIHRGYTLIPVTTVQLGEQATVPCVLPKTEYNRRVDWYKQSAGDTLQRIWTLKDSAAPEFAPEFPGSRWKVNYDKNFSNLTILRTNQEDEGIYHCGFTEWLQHTKWTGTYLLVKGNTQRSSNYSVVQEKTDHPGESVTLQCSVINDSNNKSCPGGLRVLWIREGSQTSHPGIIYTDGNKHHECEKRSETQQSCSYRISSPDAGTYYCAVATCGEIIFGNGTKLHIEKKVGFEFTALVITTTCLVISMILNIIFICYRTPRAACGQFKKNSSSQARQNDLKQTVDDSTEGGHDLNYAALHFSGRKATRGKKKIELEQEKESVYSQVRM